A region of Lacinutrix sp. Hel_I_90 DNA encodes the following proteins:
- a CDS encoding YihY/virulence factor BrkB family protein, whose translation MFKIKNAISLIVKAAKAWYNSNPFQFSAIIAYYAILSLPALMIIIFNIVGAIWGRKIVQGEILDEISAAVGSETAESIRMMLVDQGSETTSVFATIVGIGTLIYGSTGVFFQLQEAFDKIWESKQTYANGFLALIYSRLKSFGFILIIGFLLLISFVMTSLLNTFSKRLHSLFPDNFIDFLYIFDIIISLGFIYLLFAAMFKYLPSNTLSWRSVRVGAALTSILFVIGKYLLGIYFSTMQPGSTYGAAGSIILIMLWVSYSSLILFYGAHFTKVYSDKYVLNVKNQALKKPPKK comes from the coding sequence GTGTTTAAAATAAAAAATGCCATTTCACTTATTGTAAAAGCAGCAAAAGCATGGTATAATAGCAATCCGTTTCAGTTTAGTGCTATTATAGCTTATTATGCTATATTATCACTCCCTGCTTTAATGATTATCATTTTTAATATTGTTGGAGCTATTTGGGGGCGTAAAATTGTTCAAGGAGAAATTTTAGACGAAATCTCCGCGGCTGTAGGGAGCGAAACCGCCGAGTCTATAAGGATGATGCTTGTAGATCAGGGTAGCGAAACGACTTCAGTTTTCGCTACAATAGTTGGTATAGGGACTCTAATTTATGGTTCTACAGGTGTTTTTTTTCAGTTACAAGAAGCTTTTGATAAAATTTGGGAATCCAAGCAAACCTATGCCAATGGCTTTTTAGCTTTAATCTATAGTAGATTGAAAAGTTTCGGATTCATTTTAATTATTGGTTTTTTACTGCTCATTAGTTTTGTGATGACCTCCTTGTTAAATACATTTAGCAAAAGGCTACACTCCTTATTCCCTGATAATTTTATAGATTTTCTGTACATTTTTGATATCATTATTTCTTTAGGCTTTATTTACTTATTGTTTGCAGCGATGTTCAAATACCTACCAAGCAATACACTTTCATGGAGATCAGTTAGAGTTGGTGCGGCATTAACCTCAATACTATTCGTTATTGGAAAATATCTGTTAGGTATTTATTTTAGTACCATGCAGCCAGGTTCTACTTATGGGGCAGCGGGTTCAATTATTCTTATTATGTTATGGGTTTCCTATTCTAGTTTAATTCTTTTTTATGGGGCACATTTCACAAAAGTCTATTCAGATAAATATGTTTTAAATGTAAAAAATCAAGCTTTGAAAAAGCCCCCTAAAAAATAA
- a CDS encoding peroxiredoxin-like family protein gives MIKPREKMPELAIDLVNDTQWKLSEQMPEQFTMVVLYRGMHCPVCKKYLEELQSKLRKFIEKGVNVIAISSDTEEIAKQTYKDWNIADIPVGYNFSIEAARTLGLYISKGIKAEPDTFIEPGLFLIKPDQTLYAVSLQSMPFARPEFDAILKAIDFVVEKDYPARGEA, from the coding sequence ATGATTAAACCAAGAGAGAAAATGCCCGAGTTAGCTATTGATTTAGTTAATGACACACAATGGAAACTTAGTGAGCAAATGCCAGAACAATTTACAATGGTAGTTTTATATAGAGGAATGCATTGTCCTGTCTGCAAAAAATATTTAGAAGAATTACAAAGTAAATTGCGTAAATTTATAGAAAAAGGAGTAAACGTCATCGCAATAAGTAGCGATACTGAAGAAATAGCGAAGCAAACCTATAAAGATTGGAACATAGCAGACATACCTGTGGGTTATAATTTTTCTATAGAAGCGGCAAGAACATTAGGTTTATATATTTCAAAAGGCATTAAAGCAGAACCAGACACCTTTATCGAGCCTGGCTTATTTTTAATTAAACCAGATCAGACCTTGTACGCTGTATCATTACAATCAATGCCATTTGCAAGACCAGAATTTGATGCTATTTTAAAAGCTATTGATTTTGTTGTTGAAAAAGATTACCCAGCAAGAGGTGAAGCATAA
- a CDS encoding NAD(P)-dependent alcohol dehydrogenase, which translates to MKEVKAYGTESKSADLGQMSIERRDILENDVEIDILYCGVCHSDIHAAKNDWGNSKFPLVPGHEIIGKVIQVGDNVKNYKSGDLVGVGCMVDSCLECSACKEDLEQFCEEGMVATYNGKDIHTGKRTFGGYSTSIVVREEFVLSIPENLDIEAVAPLLCAGITTFSPLNHWKIKKGDKVGVIGLGGLGHMGIKFAHAMGAETYMITTSPEKAEDAKKLGADAVLISKNDEAMKKHKNSFDFLLNTVPVKHDINPYLNLLKRDATMVMVGAIEPLEPMNGGNLIMGRKRVAGSLIGGIKETQEMLDFCGEHNIVSEVEMIDMKDINKAFERVQDSDVKYRFVIDMKSLKN; encoded by the coding sequence ATGAAAGAAGTTAAAGCATACGGAACAGAAAGTAAAAGCGCAGATCTAGGGCAAATGTCAATTGAACGCCGTGATATTTTAGAGAATGATGTTGAAATTGATATTTTATATTGCGGTGTGTGTCATAGTGATATTCACGCCGCTAAAAATGATTGGGGAAATTCCAAATTCCCATTAGTTCCAGGGCATGAAATTATAGGTAAAGTAATACAAGTAGGAGATAATGTTAAAAACTACAAGTCTGGCGATTTAGTTGGAGTAGGATGTATGGTGGATTCCTGCTTAGAATGCAGTGCTTGTAAAGAGGATTTAGAGCAATTTTGCGAAGAAGGCATGGTGGCCACTTATAATGGTAAAGATATACATACAGGCAAACGAACTTTTGGAGGCTATTCAACAAGTATCGTTGTTAGAGAAGAATTCGTACTCAGTATTCCTGAAAATTTAGATATCGAAGCCGTTGCACCATTATTATGTGCTGGTATTACTACATTTTCACCTCTAAATCACTGGAAGATTAAAAAAGGAGATAAAGTAGGCGTTATTGGTCTTGGCGGTTTAGGGCATATGGGAATTAAATTCGCGCATGCTATGGGGGCAGAAACGTACATGATAACGACCTCACCAGAAAAAGCAGAGGATGCTAAAAAACTAGGGGCAGATGCCGTTTTAATCTCCAAAAATGATGAAGCCATGAAAAAGCATAAAAATAGTTTCGATTTTCTTTTGAATACTGTTCCGGTAAAACATGATATTAATCCCTATTTGAACTTATTAAAACGTGATGCAACCATGGTAATGGTTGGCGCCATAGAGCCTTTAGAGCCTATGAATGGTGGAAACTTAATTATGGGAAGAAAACGAGTAGCGGGATCACTAATAGGAGGTATTAAGGAAACTCAAGAGATGTTGGATTTTTGTGGTGAACATAATATTGTGTCGGAGGTAGAAATGATAGATATGAAAGACATCAATAAGGCTTTTGAAAGAGTACAAGACAGTGATGTAAAATATCGTTTTGTGATCGATATGAAGAGCTTAAAAAATTAA
- a CDS encoding OsmC family protein, protein MKFTREASASWQGTGKEGKGQINTGSGVLDEAQYNFGTRFENGIGTNPEELIGAAHAGCYTMQLSFLLNENNYTAEHLHTDAKVTFKDGEITTIDLDLKGKVPGISEKEFKEISNKAKDVCPVSKLLKAEITLVVTLES, encoded by the coding sequence ATGAAATTTACAAGAGAAGCTTCAGCGAGCTGGCAAGGAACAGGCAAAGAAGGAAAAGGACAAATAAATACTGGGAGCGGTGTTTTAGATGAAGCGCAATATAATTTTGGAACCCGTTTTGAAAATGGGATTGGCACAAACCCAGAAGAACTTATTGGAGCTGCTCATGCTGGATGTTACACGATGCAATTGAGTTTTTTATTGAATGAAAATAACTATACAGCAGAGCATTTGCATACAGACGCCAAAGTCACTTTTAAAGACGGAGAAATTACCACTATAGATTTAGATCTTAAAGGAAAAGTGCCAGGAATTAGCGAAAAAGAATTTAAAGAGATTAGCAACAAGGCTAAAGACGTTTGTCCGGTATCTAAATTATTAAAAGCTGAAATCACCTTAGTGGTGACTTTAGAAAGTTAG
- a CDS encoding alkene reductase, whose amino-acid sequence MKLFEPFDLKNKKLKNRIVMAPMTRSRAVDNIPNALMANYYRQRAGAGLIISEGTSPSVNGLGYPRIPGAYSPAQIEGWKAIADAIHEKGSVFFLQLMHCGRVTSSENLPEMGETIAPSAVKAAGEMMTDTKGLVAHETPKKMTHEDIEATQQEYVNCAQNLIRVGVDGVELHSANGYLMEQFLNPKSNLRTDDYGGNFKNRARFVIETVKKVVAAIGAENVGIRFSPYGEMNDMQSDYDDLVSLYVYLATELKALGIAYIHIVDHRGEMGAPQFKTDIKETIKGAFAGTVITGGEIDSKEKAQEVLAHGFDLAYIGRSFISNPDLVEKLKHGKALTKPKEALFYTSGAEGYTDY is encoded by the coding sequence ATGAAACTATTTGAACCTTTCGATCTAAAGAATAAAAAATTAAAAAATAGAATTGTCATGGCGCCAATGACGCGTTCCAGAGCAGTCGATAATATTCCAAATGCCCTTATGGCAAACTATTACAGACAGCGCGCTGGAGCAGGTTTAATTATTTCAGAGGGGACTTCGCCTTCTGTTAATGGTTTAGGTTATCCTAGAATTCCTGGCGCGTATTCGCCAGCTCAAATAGAAGGTTGGAAAGCTATCGCTGATGCGATACATGAAAAAGGAAGTGTGTTTTTCTTACAGTTAATGCATTGTGGACGTGTAACTTCTTCAGAGAACTTACCAGAAATGGGTGAAACAATAGCGCCAAGTGCAGTAAAAGCTGCTGGTGAAATGATGACAGACACAAAGGGATTAGTAGCACATGAAACACCGAAAAAAATGACTCACGAAGATATTGAAGCCACCCAGCAGGAGTATGTGAATTGTGCTCAGAATCTTATAAGAGTAGGAGTAGATGGCGTTGAATTACATTCGGCGAATGGCTATTTAATGGAACAATTTTTAAATCCGAAATCAAATTTAAGAACAGATGATTATGGGGGCAATTTTAAAAACAGAGCACGATTTGTTATAGAAACAGTGAAGAAAGTGGTTGCTGCTATTGGAGCAGAAAACGTAGGAATACGTTTCTCTCCCTATGGAGAAATGAATGATATGCAATCAGATTACGATGATTTAGTTTCGCTTTATGTGTACCTAGCGACTGAACTTAAAGCCTTAGGCATCGCGTATATTCATATTGTAGACCACAGAGGGGAAATGGGAGCTCCCCAATTTAAAACTGATATTAAAGAAACTATAAAAGGAGCTTTTGCGGGTACTGTTATTACTGGTGGTGAAATCGATTCTAAAGAAAAAGCGCAAGAGGTGTTAGCTCATGGTTTTGATTTAGCCTACATAGGCAGATCATTTATAAGTAACCCCGATTTAGTAGAAAAACTAAAACACGGTAAAGCGTTAACGAAGCCAAAAGAAGCCTTGTTTTATACTTCTGGAGCTGAAGGTTATACAGATTATTAA
- a CDS encoding NAD-dependent succinate-semialdehyde dehydrogenase has protein sequence MSNDKKEKGFETINPTTEKSIKHYDFMTEEQAFAAVKSCHEAFLNWKIKPLEERAKIIKAIGKALDNNKEELAELMTEEMGKLITHGYQEIELCSGICEYTATEGMKQLQDEERTLPNGGKGIIQQAPIGVIYGIQPWNFPTYQVVRYAIVNLMAGNGVLLKHAQNVTGTALRLKTIFEKAGVPKNIFTVLILDHDLSDKIITHDLVRGVTLTGSSGAGQHIAKIAGEALKKTVLELGSNDAYLVLEDADIALAVKTCIQGRVYNNGETCVAAKRFIVVEKVYDAFKNAFVEGMQKINYGNPKDSDSKLGPIARKDLRDTIHEQVVESLKKGAEILCGGEMPDGTGYFYPASILGNVKPGQPAYDEELFGPVASLIKAKDDTDAMRIANDSRFGLGGGIFSKDEDKAIALAKMHFDTGMININSYGLAHPNMPFGGVKDSGYGREHGGFGIREFVNTKSILLNKN, from the coding sequence ATGAGTAACGATAAAAAAGAAAAAGGATTTGAAACCATAAACCCAACAACTGAAAAATCTATTAAACACTATGATTTTATGACTGAAGAACAAGCCTTCGCTGCTGTTAAATCATGTCATGAAGCTTTTCTAAATTGGAAAATAAAACCCTTAGAGGAGCGCGCAAAAATCATTAAAGCCATTGGCAAAGCCTTAGACAACAATAAGGAGGAATTAGCAGAGCTTATGACTGAGGAAATGGGCAAACTCATTACGCATGGTTATCAGGAAATAGAGCTGTGTTCTGGTATTTGTGAATACACCGCAACAGAAGGTATGAAACAGTTACAAGATGAAGAGCGTACACTACCCAATGGAGGTAAGGGGATTATTCAACAGGCACCAATAGGTGTTATTTACGGTATTCAACCTTGGAATTTCCCTACCTATCAAGTGGTGCGTTACGCCATTGTTAATCTTATGGCTGGAAATGGCGTGTTATTAAAACATGCACAAAACGTTACTGGTACAGCTTTAAGGCTAAAGACCATTTTTGAAAAGGCAGGTGTGCCAAAAAACATTTTTACTGTTTTAATTTTAGATCACGATTTGTCTGATAAGATTATAACCCATGATTTAGTTCGTGGCGTTACACTTACAGGCAGTTCAGGTGCCGGACAACACATTGCTAAAATTGCTGGTGAAGCACTAAAGAAAACGGTATTAGAATTAGGAAGTAATGATGCTTATCTAGTTTTAGAGGATGCAGATATAGCTTTGGCAGTAAAAACCTGTATTCAGGGACGTGTTTATAATAATGGAGAAACATGTGTAGCGGCAAAGCGTTTTATTGTTGTAGAAAAGGTCTATGACGCATTCAAAAACGCTTTTGTGGAAGGCATGCAAAAAATAAACTATGGAAACCCTAAGGATTCAGATTCAAAATTGGGGCCTATAGCAAGAAAAGATTTAAGGGATACTATTCACGAACAGGTCGTGGAGAGCCTCAAAAAAGGCGCAGAAATTTTATGTGGTGGAGAAATGCCCGATGGTACTGGTTATTTTTATCCTGCCTCAATATTAGGAAACGTGAAACCGGGGCAACCGGCTTACGATGAAGAGCTTTTTGGACCGGTAGCCTCATTAATTAAAGCAAAAGATGATACAGATGCCATGCGCATTGCTAACGATAGTCGTTTTGGCTTGGGTGGTGGCATTTTTAGTAAAGATGAAGATAAAGCCATAGCCTTAGCTAAAATGCATTTCGATACTGGTATGATTAATATTAATTCTTACGGATTAGCACATCCTAATATGCCTTTTGGGGGAGTTAAAGATTCAGGCTATGGCAGGGAACATGGCGGATTTGGTATTCGGGAGTTCGTGAACACAAAATCTATTCTGCTAAATAAGAATTAG
- a CDS encoding type 1 glutamine amidotransferase domain-containing protein, giving the protein MKIVKTLALALTIITASSCNETKKEEPSESVSEEKTELKKDKEMNVLFVLTSHDKLGDTGKKTGFWVEEFANPYYTLTDKGVNVTLATPKGGKAPIDPSSTAADATTEATERYNKDTQAQNKINNTKVLAEVNPKDYDAVFYPGGHGPLWDLANDKHSITLIETFNKQNKPIAFVCHAPAALKGVKNEDGSALVKGKKVTGFTNSEEKAVGLTDVVPFLVEDMLKENGGIYSKGDDWSVHVLQDGNLITGQNPASSELVAEKLLEAIK; this is encoded by the coding sequence ATGAAAATAGTAAAAACATTAGCCTTGGCGCTAACAATCATTACAGCTTCAAGTTGTAATGAGACTAAAAAAGAGGAACCTTCTGAAAGCGTTTCGGAAGAAAAAACAGAACTTAAAAAAGATAAAGAAATGAACGTATTATTTGTATTAACCTCTCACGATAAATTAGGAGACACAGGAAAAAAAACAGGGTTTTGGGTTGAAGAATTTGCAAATCCATATTACACATTAACAGACAAAGGTGTTAACGTAACACTGGCAACTCCAAAAGGCGGAAAAGCGCCCATTGACCCAAGCAGTACTGCAGCAGATGCTACCACCGAAGCAACTGAGCGTTATAATAAAGATACACAAGCTCAGAATAAAATTAACAACACAAAGGTTTTAGCTGAAGTCAACCCTAAAGATTATGACGCTGTATTTTATCCAGGAGGTCATGGACCATTATGGGATTTAGCAAATGACAAACACTCAATAACCTTAATAGAAACTTTTAATAAGCAAAACAAGCCTATTGCCTTTGTTTGTCATGCACCAGCAGCTTTAAAAGGGGTTAAAAATGAAGATGGTTCTGCTTTAGTAAAAGGCAAAAAAGTGACTGGGTTTACAAATTCTGAAGAAAAAGCAGTGGGTTTAACAGATGTTGTACCTTTTTTAGTTGAAGACATGTTAAAAGAAAATGGTGGTATCTACTCGAAAGGTGATGATTGGAGCGTACATGTTTTACAAGACGGTAATTTAATTACAGGACAAAATCCTGCATCGTCTGAATTGGTTGCCGAAAAATTATTAGAAGCGATTAAATAA
- a CDS encoding iron-containing alcohol dehydrogenase, translating into MNNFEFKNPTKIIFGKDTIDKLANEIPNDAKVLLLYGGGSIKKNGIYDQVKMALSKVAVIEFGGIPANPEYAVLMDALKVIKHENITYLLAVGGGSVIDGTKFLSSAAVYEGETPWDILSKNIRTEKGMPFGVVLTLPATGSEMNSGAVITRKETKEKLAMGGPGLFPEFSILDPQVITSIPERQLANGLTDAFTHVLEQYMTYPIGAILQDRFAESILQTLIEVAPKVLKDPTDYKAASNFMWSCTMALNGLIQKGVPTDWAVHAMGHELTALFGIDHARTLAVITPSHYKFNFEAKKEKLSQYGERVWNITEGSIDDKAYAAIEKTEAFFHELGIDTKLSDYTKDYEGTAEKIAQRFTDRGWLGLGEHQSLSPDNVEKIVKMAY; encoded by the coding sequence ATGAACAATTTTGAATTTAAAAATCCTACCAAAATTATTTTTGGAAAGGATACCATAGACAAATTAGCAAATGAAATTCCTAACGATGCTAAAGTCTTATTACTTTATGGTGGAGGAAGCATTAAGAAAAACGGCATTTACGACCAAGTAAAAATGGCTTTATCTAAAGTAGCGGTTATTGAGTTTGGCGGTATTCCTGCAAATCCAGAGTATGCCGTATTAATGGATGCTTTAAAAGTCATTAAACACGAAAATATTACGTATTTATTAGCCGTTGGTGGCGGGTCTGTCATTGATGGTACTAAATTTTTATCTTCAGCTGCCGTTTATGAAGGTGAAACACCATGGGATATTTTAAGCAAAAACATTAGAACCGAGAAAGGAATGCCGTTTGGTGTTGTGTTAACACTTCCAGCAACCGGATCTGAAATGAATTCTGGTGCTGTCATTACAAGAAAGGAAACCAAGGAAAAACTAGCAATGGGCGGACCTGGTTTATTTCCTGAGTTCTCAATATTGGATCCTCAAGTTATTACGTCTATTCCAGAACGTCAATTAGCAAATGGTTTAACAGATGCTTTTACTCATGTTTTAGAGCAGTATATGACCTACCCAATAGGCGCCATATTGCAAGATCGTTTTGCTGAAAGCATTTTACAAACCTTAATTGAAGTCGCTCCTAAGGTATTAAAAGATCCAACAGATTATAAGGCGGCTTCCAATTTTATGTGGAGTTGCACCATGGCTTTAAACGGATTAATACAAAAAGGGGTGCCAACAGATTGGGCTGTTCATGCCATGGGGCACGAGTTGACTGCTTTATTTGGAATTGATCACGCCCGTACTTTAGCCGTAATTACTCCAAGTCATTACAAGTTTAATTTTGAAGCCAAAAAAGAAAAGTTGTCACAATATGGCGAACGTGTTTGGAATATAACGGAAGGAAGCATAGACGATAAAGCGTATGCTGCCATTGAAAAAACAGAAGCATTTTTCCATGAATTAGGAATTGACACTAAGTTATCTGATTACACTAAAGATTACGAAGGGACTGCCGAAAAAATAGCACAACGTTTTACAGATCGTGGCTGGTTAGGATTAGGTGAGCATCAATCGCTATCACCAGATAACGTAGAAAAAATAGTAAAAATGGCTTATTAA
- a CDS encoding NADP-dependent oxidoreductase: protein MTQSILFKNRPIGKPKLSDFEFIKEDNDFNIKQDELLLETTYVSVDPYLRGRMNDAKSYIPPFELGKPISSGIIAKVMASKDEKFKVGDFVSGRLDWKTRQISKGDGLLKVDEEKAKLSAYLGVLGLTGLTAYLGLNEIGKPKQGETLVVSGAAGAVGSVVGQIGKILGLTVIGIAGTDEKIKMLTSEFGFDHAINYKTTKDMKAAIKTAAPNGVDVYFDNVGGPISDAVLFNINQFARLVICGAISVYNSTEIPHSVSVQPFLIKNSALMQGFIVSNYTEKFPEAINQLARWLQEGKLTYTETIVEGFENIPQAFLDLLEGKKKGKMLVEI, encoded by the coding sequence ATGACACAATCCATTTTATTCAAAAATAGACCGATAGGTAAACCAAAATTATCAGATTTTGAGTTTATAAAAGAAGACAATGATTTCAATATTAAGCAGGATGAATTACTTTTAGAAACTACTTATGTGTCTGTCGATCCCTATTTAAGAGGAAGAATGAACGATGCAAAATCCTACATCCCTCCTTTCGAGCTAGGCAAACCCATATCTTCTGGTATCATTGCAAAGGTTATGGCTTCAAAAGATGAAAAATTTAAAGTTGGAGATTTTGTCTCTGGACGCTTAGATTGGAAAACTCGACAAATTTCAAAAGGCGATGGTTTACTAAAGGTCGATGAAGAAAAAGCGAAATTAAGTGCCTATCTTGGTGTTTTAGGTCTCACTGGATTAACAGCCTATTTAGGTCTGAACGAAATAGGAAAGCCAAAGCAAGGAGAGACTTTGGTCGTTTCGGGTGCTGCAGGTGCTGTGGGAAGTGTTGTTGGGCAAATTGGAAAAATCCTAGGCCTTACCGTTATTGGAATTGCTGGAACAGACGAAAAAATAAAAATGTTAACTTCTGAATTTGGTTTTGACCATGCGATAAACTACAAGACCACTAAAGATATGAAAGCTGCGATAAAAACAGCAGCACCAAATGGTGTTGATGTGTATTTTGATAATGTTGGTGGTCCTATATCTGATGCAGTTTTGTTTAATATCAATCAATTTGCGAGACTGGTTATCTGTGGGGCTATTTCGGTATACAACAGTACAGAAATTCCTCATAGTGTAAGTGTTCAGCCCTTTTTAATAAAAAATAGCGCCCTAATGCAAGGCTTTATTGTCTCTAATTATACTGAAAAATTTCCGGAAGCAATCAACCAACTAGCGCGTTGGTTACAAGAAGGCAAACTCACCTATACAGAAACCATTGTTGAAGGTTTTGAAAATATTCCACAAGCTTTTTTAGACTTATTAGAAGGGAAAAAGAAAGGCAAAATGCTTGTTGAAATATAA
- a CDS encoding NAD(P)H-dependent oxidoreductase: MELLEKLNWRYATKAMNGETVPQEKVDKIIEAARLAPTSSGLQPFEIIVITNAKVKQQIRPVAWDQSVITECSHLLVFAAWDTYTAERINYMFDLTNNIRGFKNEGWENYRQQLLNSYPQKDTEENFNHAAKQAYIALGIAMVAAAYEKVDTTPMEGFDAEAVDKILGLKEKGLRSTVMLTLGYRAPKEDWLDDLEKVRKPIEDLITLID, translated from the coding sequence ATGGAATTATTAGAAAAATTAAATTGGAGATACGCTACAAAAGCGATGAATGGTGAAACTGTACCACAAGAAAAAGTAGATAAAATTATTGAAGCGGCCCGTTTAGCACCAACCTCCAGTGGCTTACAACCCTTTGAAATTATCGTGATAACTAACGCAAAAGTAAAACAACAAATTAGACCTGTTGCTTGGGACCAATCGGTCATTACAGAATGTTCTCATCTTTTGGTATTTGCTGCTTGGGACACGTATACTGCAGAGCGTATTAATTATATGTTCGATTTAACGAACAACATCCGTGGCTTTAAAAATGAAGGTTGGGAAAATTACAGACAACAACTCCTAAATTCTTATCCACAAAAAGATACCGAAGAAAACTTTAATCACGCTGCGAAACAAGCATACATCGCTTTAGGCATAGCTATGGTAGCCGCAGCATACGAAAAAGTAGATACAACCCCTATGGAAGGCTTTGATGCAGAAGCTGTAGATAAAATATTAGGGCTAAAAGAAAAAGGGTTACGCAGTACTGTTATGCTTACATTGGGTTATCGTGCTCCAAAAGAAGACTGGTTGGATGACTTAGAGAAAGTGAGAAAGCCCATAGAGGATTTAATAACACTAATCGATTAA
- a CDS encoding TetR/AcrR family transcriptional regulator, whose product MHVLSKSEIKREALVKATITLVNNNGFHATPMSKIAKMAKVSPATIYLYFENKQDLVNKVYIQVKAAFTAYAFDAYTTDMPVKEGFELIWKRIANFKLKEVEEALFLAQCDNTPVIDEASTQEGIKHLQPLLDLWERGRQESLIKPLSDYILYAYTINPLSFLMMMQERGSFKINKNTIEEAYQAAWDSIKQ is encoded by the coding sequence ATGCACGTATTAAGTAAAAGTGAGATTAAACGGGAAGCCTTGGTTAAAGCAACAATAACCTTAGTAAACAATAACGGGTTTCACGCTACACCAATGTCTAAAATTGCAAAAATGGCTAAGGTTTCACCTGCCACTATTTATTTGTATTTTGAAAACAAACAAGATTTAGTTAATAAAGTCTATATACAGGTAAAGGCTGCTTTCACTGCTTATGCTTTTGATGCGTACACGACTGATATGCCCGTGAAAGAAGGGTTTGAACTCATTTGGAAGCGCATAGCCAACTTTAAATTAAAAGAAGTTGAAGAAGCTTTGTTTTTAGCACAATGCGATAACACACCTGTTATAGATGAAGCTAGTACACAGGAAGGGATAAAACACTTACAACCCCTACTCGACTTGTGGGAACGCGGGAGACAAGAGAGCTTAATTAAACCACTCTCAGATTACATCTTGTATGCCTATACAATTAATCCCCTTTCATTTTTAATGATGATGCAAGAACGCGGTAGTTTTAAAATTAATAAAAACACCATAGAGGAAGCCTATCAAGCGGCTTGGGATAGCATAAAACAATAA
- a CDS encoding cold-shock protein has product MSKGTVKFFNDAKGFGFITEEGSNEEHFVHISGLIDEIREGDDVEFDLQEGKKGLNAVNVKVL; this is encoded by the coding sequence ATGAGTAAAGGAACAGTAAAGTTCTTCAATGACGCCAAAGGTTTTGGATTCATCACAGAAGAAGGTTCAAACGAAGAACATTTTGTACACATTTCTGGATTAATAGACGAAATTCGTGAAGGCGATGACGTTGAGTTTGATTTACAGGAAGGTAAAAAAGGATTAAATGCAGTAAACGTAAAAGTTTTATAA